A window from Zingiber officinale cultivar Zhangliang chromosome 7A, Zo_v1.1, whole genome shotgun sequence encodes these proteins:
- the LOC122001967 gene encoding probable transcription factor RL9, giving the protein MEMSMEAAAMTTSSPDLSLHISPPNINLADSICASSGESSHCFREDDDDAARTKLCLSYPSTAATVDNTWWPQPPRLLENYSLMPPLDRCHITHRAIGSGSFDGLTPIKGIPVYNKNSSTGAGVGTPLPFLSVDPKLHAVSASAFSSHWPSSSSSSNFDAMPSPSFLGPIPNGATSPYHRMISHPQASRLNGAAFSPELLIKNHNAHHHHQLFHHHHYSNYGMIRPFEPSSHANMLMRSRFLPKLPAKRTMRAPRMRWTSTLHARFVHAVELLGGHERATPKSVLELMDVKDLTLAHVKSHLQMYRTLKTTDKPAASSGQSDGSGEEDFSPASNADLNIGRLMEQRVTSDAGAKPSTTYALDFPSAIANTTTKWTNSSSRSGWTQPSCDLDEDNHSHNRMSTSEEVKNPSLEFTLGRPDWNETEHV; this is encoded by the exons atGGAAATGTCAATGGAAGCCGCCGCCATGACGACGTCGTCGCCCGACCTCTCCCTGCACATCAGCCCTCCAAACATCAATCTTGCGGATTCAATCTGTGCGAGCTCCGGCGAGTCCTCCCACTGCTTCCGAGAAGACGACGATGATGCCGCTCGCACTAAGCTCTGTCTTTCTTATCCTTCCACTGCAGCGACGGTCGACAACACGTGGTGGCCGCAGCCGCCGAGATTGCTGGAGAACTACTCGCTGATGCCGCCGCTAGATCGCTGCCACATTACTCACCGTGCGATCGGGAGCGGCTCCTTCGACGGCCTCACGCCAATAAAAGGTATCCCGGTCTACAACAAAAATAGCAGTACCGGTGCCGGCGTCGGCACGCCGCTCCCTTTCCTCTCTGTTGATCCCAAGCTTCACGCCGTTTCTGCCTCCGCCTTCTCCTCTCACTggccctcttcttcctcctcgtccAATTTCGACGCGATGCCGTCTCCTTCATTCCTCGGCCCCATCCCCAACGGCGCCACGTCTCCGTACCACCGCATGATCTCTCACCCGCAGGCGTCACGGCTCAACGGCGCAGCCTTTTCCCCAGAGCTGTTGATCAAAAACCACAACGCGCACCATCACCATCAGCTCTTCCACCATCACCACTACAGCAATTACGGCATGATCAGGCCCTTCGAACCTTCCTCCCACGCCAACATGTTGATGCGGTCGCGGTTCCTCCCCAAGCTTCCGGCGAAGCGCACCATGCGAGCGCCGCGGATGCGGTGGACCAGCACCCTCCACGCCCGCTTCGTCCACGCCGTCGAACTTCTCGGCGGCCACGAAA GGGCAACTCCGAAATCAGTACTCGAGCTCATGGATGTCAAAGACCTCACTTTAGCACATGTCAAGAGCCATTTGCAG ATGTATAGAACTCTGAAGACCACTGACAAGCCTGCTGCTTCCTCAG GCCAATCAGATGGCTCAGGCGAAGAGGACTTCTCTCCTGCAAGCAATGCTGATCTCAACATCGGACGGCTGATGGAGCAGAGAGTAACCTCAGACGCCGGAGCTAAACCAAGCACTACTTATGCcttggacttcccttctgccaTTGCTAACACCACCACTAAATGGACTAACTCATCAAG CCGAAGTGGATGGACGCAACCAAGCTGTGATCTAGACGAA GATAATCATTCTCATAATCGAATGAGCACCTCCGAAGAAGTCAAAAACCCTAGCTTGGAGTTCACCTTAGGAAGACCAGATTGGAATGAGACTGAGCATGTTTGa